In one Micromonospora polyrhachis genomic region, the following are encoded:
- a CDS encoding amidohydrolase family protein — translation MALHVRGVVLPDDEVRDLWLVGDRVTYTPVPGAETIADGGYVLPGLVDAHCHIGIAPGGAPIGSLDEARRLATIDRDAGVLAIRDAGSPYPYPELADEPELPRLARAGRHVAPPRRYLRDIGVEVPATEVAATVAEQARAGSGWVKLVGDWIERDAGDLAPAWDADTMAEAVKTAHAAGARMAVHTFSESAVDIMVRAGVDSVEHGTGLSLDLIDEMARRGTALVPTMINIQTFGSIAERAAEKFPGYAAHMLALRDGFPEVVRSAYEAGVPIYLGTDAGGGIAHGLAATEMLLLHEQAGMSPVDVLRAASWGARDWLGFPGLVEGGLADLVVYDSDPRADLRVVRDPRRIVLRGRVVR, via the coding sequence ATGGCTCTGCATGTGCGTGGCGTGGTGCTGCCCGACGACGAGGTACGTGACCTGTGGCTGGTGGGCGACCGGGTGACGTACACCCCGGTCCCCGGGGCGGAGACCATCGCCGACGGCGGGTACGTCCTGCCCGGCCTGGTCGACGCGCACTGCCACATTGGTATCGCCCCGGGCGGAGCCCCGATCGGCTCCCTGGACGAGGCGCGACGGCTGGCGACGATCGATCGGGACGCCGGGGTGCTGGCCATCCGGGACGCGGGCTCGCCGTACCCGTACCCAGAACTGGCGGACGAGCCGGAACTGCCGCGACTGGCCCGTGCCGGCCGGCACGTCGCGCCGCCCCGCCGCTACCTGCGGGACATCGGCGTGGAGGTCCCGGCGACGGAGGTCGCCGCCACCGTGGCCGAGCAGGCGCGGGCCGGCAGCGGCTGGGTGAAGCTGGTCGGGGACTGGATCGAACGCGACGCCGGGGACCTCGCCCCCGCCTGGGACGCGGACACGATGGCCGAGGCGGTGAAGACCGCGCACGCGGCCGGGGCCCGGATGGCGGTGCACACCTTCTCCGAGTCGGCCGTCGACATCATGGTCCGGGCCGGGGTGGACTCGGTCGAGCACGGCACCGGCCTGAGCCTCGATCTGATCGACGAGATGGCCCGGCGGGGGACCGCCCTGGTGCCCACGATGATCAACATTCAGACGTTCGGGTCCATCGCGGAGCGGGCAGCGGAGAAGTTCCCCGGGTACGCCGCCCACATGCTCGCCCTGCGCGACGGCTTCCCCGAGGTGGTGCGCTCGGCGTACGAGGCCGGGGTGCCGATCTACCTGGGCACCGACGCGGGCGGGGGTATCGCGCACGGGCTGGCGGCCACCGAGATGCTGCTGCTGCACGAGCAGGCCGGCATGTCCCCGGTCGACGTGCTGCGCGCCGCGTCCTGGGGGGCTCGGGACTGGCTCGGCTTTCCCGGACTGGTCGAGGGCGGGCTGGCCGACCTGGTGGTCTACGACAGCGACCCCCGAGCCGACCTGCGGGTGGTACGCGACCCGCGCCGGATCGTCCTGCGCGGCCGGGTCGTCCGCTGA
- a CDS encoding P-II family nitrogen regulator yields the protein MKLVTAVIKPHQLDGVKEALQALGVAGLTVSEVQGYGRQKGHTEVYRGAEYTVEFLPKIRVEVLTDEIDVDKVVDAIVTAARTGKIGDGKVWVTAVEDVVRVRTGEHGLDAL from the coding sequence ATGAAACTGGTGACCGCGGTCATCAAACCGCACCAGCTCGACGGGGTGAAGGAGGCGCTACAGGCCCTCGGGGTCGCCGGCCTCACCGTCAGCGAGGTGCAGGGGTACGGGCGGCAGAAGGGCCACACCGAGGTGTACCGGGGTGCCGAGTACACGGTGGAGTTCCTGCCCAAGATTCGGGTCGAGGTGCTGACCGACGAGATCGACGTCGACAAGGTGGTCGACGCGATCGTCACGGCGGCGCGTACCGGAAAGATCGGTGACGGCAAGGTGTGGGTGACCGCCGTGGAGGACGTGGTTCGCGTCCGTACCGGTGAGCACGGCCTCGACGCTCTCTGA
- a CDS encoding Uma2 family endonuclease, with the protein MTAAPILPERQEWTVDDLGDLPKDLPYELVNGRLIVPSPTHLHQDLCVRILLALEVNCPPEYVVSIDLSMRIDRRNEPRPDVVAIRPDHVDRSPVPVRDAILAVEVISPESTFRDMYDKARVYAHAGVPTYWVVDPLHERMTLTEFVLGPKGDYEPAAHTDDVFVTERPWKVTVDLPALTARRTGLRERGEA; encoded by the coding sequence ATGACTGCGGCGCCGATTCTGCCGGAACGGCAGGAGTGGACGGTCGACGACCTCGGTGACCTGCCGAAGGACCTTCCTTACGAGTTGGTCAACGGAAGGTTGATCGTGCCGTCCCCCACCCACCTGCACCAGGACCTGTGTGTCCGAATTCTGCTCGCGCTTGAGGTCAACTGCCCGCCGGAGTACGTGGTGAGCATCGACCTGTCGATGCGGATCGATCGACGTAATGAGCCCCGCCCGGACGTGGTCGCGATCCGACCCGACCACGTCGACCGCAGTCCGGTGCCGGTGCGGGACGCCATCCTGGCGGTCGAGGTGATCTCCCCGGAGTCCACCTTCCGCGACATGTACGACAAGGCGCGGGTCTATGCGCACGCGGGTGTGCCGACGTACTGGGTGGTCGATCCGCTCCACGAGCGGATGACGCTCACCGAGTTCGTGCTCGGCCCGAAGGGCGATTACGAACCAGCCGCGCACACCGACGACGTGTTCGTCACCGAGCGGCCGTGGAAGGTGACCGTCGACCTGCCGGCGCTCACGGCCCGTCGGACGGGGCTGCGGGAGCGCGGCGAGGCGTGA
- a CDS encoding SDR family NAD(P)-dependent oxidoreductase, translating to MATPNENVEPAAESTTAPGESTTAPGESTTSVDPATARAGYSRRRLIGTGVAGVGAGAVAGLVGGVVLGRTAPSPEIHPGANQRFAGKVVLITGATSGIGRAAALQYAAEGGQVGFCGRRENLGRDVERQIRAAGGEATYVRADVRDESQVRQFVDTVAERYGGLDVCFNNAGITVQKPLHEYTANEWDDVLATNLRGVFLALKFQIPHLRRRGGGAVLVTSSSNAISTSGGKAAYAASKRALVGLVQSAAHDYAAENIRINALLPGTTKTDFVRRLAGAADLPDVAWDVMAAQFGKSSVPGVGRLATAEEVAAFAVALTSGDFPYATGAQMVLDGGKTAYAG from the coding sequence ATGGCAACCCCGAACGAAAACGTCGAACCGGCCGCCGAGTCGACCACTGCCCCCGGCGAGTCGACCACTGCCCCCGGCGAGTCGACCACCTCCGTCGACCCGGCCACCGCCCGTGCCGGGTACAGCCGCCGAAGGCTGATCGGCACCGGTGTGGCCGGGGTCGGCGCCGGAGCCGTCGCCGGTCTGGTCGGCGGTGTGGTCCTCGGCCGTACCGCGCCGAGCCCCGAGATCCACCCGGGTGCGAATCAGCGCTTCGCCGGCAAGGTCGTCCTGATCACCGGTGCCACCTCCGGGATCGGCCGCGCCGCCGCCCTCCAGTACGCCGCCGAGGGCGGGCAGGTCGGCTTCTGCGGTCGCCGGGAGAACCTGGGCCGGGACGTCGAACGCCAGATCCGCGCGGCCGGTGGGGAGGCCACCTACGTACGCGCCGACGTCCGCGACGAGTCGCAGGTACGGCAGTTCGTCGACACCGTCGCCGAGCGGTACGGCGGCCTCGACGTCTGCTTCAACAACGCCGGCATCACGGTCCAGAAGCCACTGCACGAGTACACGGCCAACGAATGGGACGACGTGCTCGCCACCAACCTGCGTGGGGTCTTCCTGGCACTGAAGTTCCAGATTCCGCACCTGCGGCGGCGGGGTGGCGGTGCCGTCCTGGTCACCTCCTCCTCGAACGCCATCTCCACCAGTGGCGGGAAGGCCGCCTACGCCGCCTCCAAGCGGGCTCTCGTCGGCCTCGTGCAGAGCGCCGCCCACGACTATGCCGCCGAGAACATCCGGATCAACGCCCTGCTGCCGGGCACCACCAAGACCGACTTCGTCCGGCGACTGGCCGGGGCGGCGGATCTGCCCGACGTGGCGTGGGACGTCATGGCGGCCCAGTTCGGCAAGTCCAGCGTGCCGGGGGTGGGACGGTTGGCCACCGCTGAGGAGGTGGCTGCGTTCGCCGTCGCCCTCACCTCCGGCGATTTCCCGTACGCGACCGGAGCGCAGATGGTGCTCGACGGCGGCAAGACGGCGTACGCCGGGTAA
- a CDS encoding response regulator: MIRVLLVDDQTLVRAGLRMLCEASPDLEVVGEARNGQEAVQLAARTAPDVILMDLRMPGMDGTQATARIVEARPSARVLVLTTFDDDDHLYPAMAAGACGFLVKDAAPDDLLDGIRRAAAGDSPFSPTVLRRLVAAAVSVHAGAAEADPRPSDVRLTPRESEILALVGAGLSNAEIGERLHLGVTTVKTHVSAAMTKTGASNRVRLAVFAVRHGLA, encoded by the coding sequence GTGATCCGGGTGCTGTTGGTCGACGACCAGACCCTGGTACGGGCGGGACTACGGATGCTGTGCGAGGCGTCGCCCGACCTGGAGGTGGTCGGCGAGGCGCGCAACGGGCAGGAGGCGGTACAGCTCGCGGCCCGCACCGCACCGGATGTGATCTTGATGGATCTGCGGATGCCGGGAATGGACGGTACGCAGGCGACGGCGCGAATCGTCGAGGCTCGACCATCGGCACGGGTGCTGGTGCTGACCACCTTCGACGATGACGACCATCTCTATCCGGCGATGGCAGCGGGCGCGTGTGGGTTCCTGGTGAAGGACGCGGCACCGGACGACCTGCTAGACGGCATCCGGCGGGCCGCCGCCGGGGACAGCCCGTTCAGCCCGACGGTGCTGCGGCGGTTGGTGGCGGCAGCGGTGTCGGTGCACGCCGGTGCGGCGGAGGCGGACCCGCGCCCGTCGGATGTGCGGTTGACGCCCCGAGAGTCGGAGATCCTGGCCCTGGTCGGGGCGGGCCTGTCCAACGCGGAGATCGGTGAGCGGTTGCATCTGGGCGTGACCACGGTGAAGACCCACGTCTCGGCGGCGATGACCAAGACCGGGGCGTCGAACCGGGTACGGCTGGCCGTGTTCGCCGTGCGGCACGGCCTGGCCTGA
- a CDS encoding sensor histidine kinase, translating to MALPRISVLFETRAWPLRLAILAALAIGYLLARGPSAEPSIVDWLLSAASVLVYAGSARWPLASPLVQAVLLAVALWAGDASPVIVKVGAGVALFELAMRRSGWYCVYGTVPLLLVYLVEGSWSTLYRGAVVTLVPVLLGAYVRSVRLLSAQAERRAEEERLRRRSETRAARADERTAIARELHDLVAHHVASMVLRVGVARHVLDDADPKVREVLDDVHASGVATLADLRRLVTVLRDPAGGGQVGLVEPGELPAALSEVVDRAQRLGLSVSAQIDPGIAGLDTMRGLAILRLTQEGLANVARHAGPQARTTVSVRLIEAGMAQVDIADDGGRGHPELSSGTRGSLGHPELSSGRAAGSAVADATGGHGIIGMRERVAVLGGSLTVGRDGPGWRLSALLPAAGGSGGDKR from the coding sequence ATGGCTCTCCCCCGGATCAGCGTGCTGTTCGAAACCCGGGCATGGCCGCTCCGGCTGGCCATCCTCGCGGCGTTGGCCATCGGGTACCTGCTGGCCCGTGGCCCTTCGGCGGAGCCGTCGATCGTCGACTGGCTGCTGTCCGCCGCCTCGGTGCTGGTGTACGCGGGCAGCGCACGCTGGCCACTGGCCAGTCCTCTGGTGCAGGCCGTCCTGCTGGCGGTGGCCCTGTGGGCGGGCGATGCCAGCCCGGTCATCGTGAAGGTCGGTGCCGGGGTCGCACTGTTCGAGCTGGCGATGCGCCGCTCCGGCTGGTACTGCGTTTACGGGACGGTCCCGCTGTTGCTGGTGTATCTGGTGGAGGGATCGTGGTCCACGCTGTACCGGGGTGCCGTGGTGACGCTGGTCCCGGTGCTGCTCGGGGCGTACGTCCGATCGGTGCGGCTGCTCTCCGCGCAGGCGGAGCGGCGTGCGGAGGAGGAGCGGCTGCGGCGGCGCTCGGAGACGCGAGCGGCCCGGGCCGACGAACGTACGGCGATCGCCCGGGAACTCCACGATCTTGTCGCCCACCATGTCGCCTCGATGGTGTTACGGGTGGGGGTGGCCCGGCACGTGTTGGACGACGCCGACCCCAAGGTGCGCGAGGTGCTCGACGACGTGCACGCCAGCGGGGTGGCGACCCTGGCGGACCTGCGACGGTTGGTGACCGTACTGCGGGATCCGGCCGGCGGCGGCCAGGTGGGACTGGTGGAGCCCGGCGAGTTGCCGGCCGCGCTCTCCGAGGTGGTGGATCGGGCACAACGCCTAGGCCTGTCGGTGTCCGCACAGATCGACCCCGGCATCGCCGGTCTGGACACGATGCGTGGCCTGGCGATACTCCGGTTGACCCAGGAGGGGCTCGCGAACGTCGCCCGGCACGCGGGTCCGCAGGCCAGGACGACGGTGTCGGTACGGTTGATCGAGGCCGGTATGGCACAGGTCGACATCGCCGACGACGGCGGCCGGGGCCACCCAGAACTGTCGTCAGGCACGAGGGGCAGTCTCGGCCACCCGGAACTGTCGTCTGGGCGGGCGGCGGGTTCGGCGGTCGCGGACGCGACGGGCGGCCACGGGATCATCGGCATGCGGGAGCGGGTCGCGGTGCTGGGCGGATCACTGACGGTGGGCCGGGACGGGCCGGGTTGGCGGTTGTCGGCGCTACTGCCGGCGGCGGGTGGCAGCGGAGGGGACAAGCGGTGA
- a CDS encoding [protein-PII] uridylyltransferase has protein sequence MPASLIKGPASSGSGPGDPNPLINEADLLNDEAGRIGEAGRTERAAVWDRWLAGLFPADRAEVALVAVGGLGRRECAPYGDLDLVLLHTGAADVDEIAAALWYPIWDARMSLDHSVRTVDEALSVARDDIKVALGLLDARHVAGDRELSTRLVTAAGEQWRRTAVRRLPELREVTTARWQAHGELAFLLEGDLKDAAGGLRDVGLLRAIGYAGISDALRPAVRAAHRRLLDTRDALHIATSRRIDRLIAEERAAVAVLLDLDDPDALLRRVAGDARTVSHALTDGWRAADRLRSGSRVRHGADGRPVRRPVARDVVEHDGELVLARTAIGARPDPSLSLRVAAAAASTRLPISRATCEWLAAYCPPLPAPWPPAARSALVTLLGAGPGLPPTWETCDRYGLVDGWLPEWPRMRSRPQHNPAHRFTLDRHLVQTAAEAGAHTREVARPDLLLLTALLHDVGKGLDGDHSVVGAPIAAQIATRIGLPPTEVALVEKLVRLHLLLPEVATRRDLGDPVTIATVAEAVGDPGTLDLLYALTRADARATGPAAWSDWKGRLVAELVARVRATLDTGSPPAPAVPDPALVAGPLPAVHLGDGRVAVAATDRRGLLATVAGCLALHRLDVLAADAATVDGRALVECRVQPRYGSPPDPMALTADLRRAVTVDPSVLARLRRPTPTGGSTGAAPRVVWHRDAATDAVLLELRAADAPGLLYRVCVALDDAGALVRAARIATLGSDAVDTFYLVGAWPSNDERARLESAVLAAAG, from the coding sequence ATGCCCGCCTCGTTGATCAAGGGCCCGGCGTCATCCGGCAGCGGTCCGGGTGACCCGAACCCCCTGATCAACGAGGCGGACCTCTTGAATGACGAGGCGGGGCGGATCGGCGAGGCAGGACGGACGGAACGGGCGGCGGTGTGGGACCGCTGGCTGGCCGGGCTGTTCCCCGCCGACCGGGCCGAGGTGGCACTGGTTGCCGTCGGCGGGCTCGGCCGGCGGGAATGCGCGCCGTACGGGGATCTTGATCTGGTGCTGCTGCACACCGGGGCAGCCGACGTCGACGAAATCGCCGCCGCGCTCTGGTATCCGATCTGGGACGCCCGGATGAGCCTGGACCACTCGGTACGCACCGTCGACGAGGCACTGTCGGTGGCCAGGGACGACATCAAGGTCGCCCTCGGCCTGCTCGACGCCCGACACGTGGCCGGAGACCGGGAACTCTCCACCCGACTGGTCACCGCCGCCGGGGAGCAGTGGCGACGTACCGCCGTGCGGCGGCTGCCGGAACTGCGCGAGGTGACCACCGCCCGGTGGCAGGCCCACGGTGAACTCGCCTTCCTGCTCGAAGGTGACCTCAAGGATGCCGCCGGCGGGTTACGCGACGTGGGGCTACTGCGCGCCATCGGGTACGCCGGGATCAGTGACGCCCTGCGTCCCGCCGTACGGGCCGCACACCGGCGACTGCTCGACACCCGCGACGCCCTGCACATCGCGACCAGTCGCCGGATCGACCGGCTGATCGCCGAGGAACGGGCTGCCGTTGCGGTCCTACTCGATCTGGACGATCCGGACGCGTTGCTGCGCCGGGTTGCCGGCGACGCCCGTACCGTCAGCCACGCCCTGACCGACGGGTGGCGGGCCGCCGACCGGCTGCGGTCCGGGTCCCGGGTGCGTCACGGTGCCGACGGTCGGCCGGTACGCCGGCCCGTCGCCCGGGACGTGGTCGAACACGACGGGGAACTGGTGTTGGCGCGTACCGCCATCGGGGCCCGTCCCGACCCGAGCCTGTCGCTGCGGGTCGCCGCCGCCGCAGCCAGCACCCGGCTGCCAATATCCCGGGCCACCTGCGAATGGCTTGCCGCGTACTGCCCGCCGCTGCCGGCACCGTGGCCGCCGGCGGCCCGGTCCGCGCTGGTCACCCTGCTCGGCGCCGGTCCCGGCCTGCCGCCCACCTGGGAGACCTGCGACCGGTACGGCCTGGTCGACGGCTGGCTACCGGAGTGGCCCCGGATGCGCAGCCGGCCGCAACACAACCCGGCCCACCGGTTCACCCTGGACCGGCACCTGGTGCAGACCGCAGCCGAGGCGGGTGCGCACACCCGGGAGGTTGCTCGGCCGGATCTGCTGCTGCTCACCGCCCTGCTGCACGACGTGGGTAAGGGGCTCGACGGTGACCACAGCGTCGTCGGCGCACCGATCGCGGCGCAGATCGCCACCCGGATCGGCCTGCCCCCGACCGAGGTGGCGCTGGTCGAGAAACTGGTCCGGCTGCACCTACTGCTGCCCGAGGTGGCCACCCGACGGGACCTGGGCGACCCGGTGACCATCGCCACCGTCGCCGAGGCGGTCGGTGACCCCGGCACCCTCGACCTGCTGTACGCGTTGACCCGGGCCGACGCCCGAGCCACCGGGCCGGCCGCCTGGTCGGACTGGAAGGGGCGGCTCGTCGCCGAACTCGTCGCCCGGGTACGCGCCACCCTGGACACCGGCTCACCGCCGGCGCCGGCCGTACCCGATCCGGCGCTGGTGGCGGGCCCACTGCCCGCCGTACACCTGGGGGATGGTCGGGTGGCGGTGGCCGCGACGGACCGGCGCGGCCTGCTCGCCACGGTCGCCGGCTGTCTTGCCCTGCACCGGCTCGACGTGCTCGCCGCCGACGCGGCAACCGTGGACGGGCGGGCATTGGTCGAGTGTCGGGTGCAACCGCGCTACGGCAGCCCGCCCGACCCGATGGCGCTCACCGCCGACCTGCGCCGGGCGGTGACCGTCGACCCGTCGGTGCTGGCCCGGCTGCGTCGCCCTACGCCGACCGGCGGCTCCACCGGGGCGGCCCCCAGGGTGGTCTGGCACCGGGACGCGGCCACCGACGCGGTGCTGCTGGAGTTGCGTGCCGCCGATGCCCCCGGACTGCTGTACCGGGTGTGCGTAGCGTTGGACGACGCTGGTGCCCTGGTCCGGGCGGCCCGGATCGCCACCCTCGGCAGTGACGCGGTGGACACCTTCTATCTCGTCGGCGCCTGGCCGTCGAACGACGAGCGGGCCCGCCTGGAGTCCGCCGTCCTCGCCGCTGCGGGGTAA
- the proS gene encoding proline--tRNA ligase, whose amino-acid sequence MARVLTPRAEDFPRWFQDLIAKAKLADNGPVRGTMVIRPAGYAIWERMQAEMDARIKVTGAENAYFPLFIPESYLKREAQHVEGFSPELAVVTHGGGKQLAEPVVVRPTSETVIGEFMAKWIDSYRDLPLLLNQWANVVRWELRPRIFLRTSEFLWQEGHTAHVDEADARAYARRILHEVYEDFMVNVLGIPVLVGRKTNRERFAGATSTYTLEGMMGDGKALQLGTSHELGQNFAKAFEMTFTSAAGSVEHAWTTSWGTTTRMIGGMIMVHGDDNGLRVPPRLAPVQAHIMVVKAGDGVTEAAAKLRDALRDAGVRVALDDRTDTPFGRRAVDAELKGYPVRVEVGPRDLAAGNAVVVRRTNGSKTPVPVADVVASVLAALEADQQALYDEALALRESRTTTVATLDEAIEAAATGWARVPWSAVGEQGELTANGKGVTVRCLVRADGSVPDSADEPDLVAILARAY is encoded by the coding sequence ATGGCACGCGTGCTCACTCCCCGGGCGGAGGACTTTCCCCGCTGGTTCCAGGACCTGATCGCCAAGGCGAAGCTCGCCGACAACGGGCCGGTGCGGGGGACCATGGTCATCCGACCGGCCGGCTACGCCATCTGGGAGCGGATGCAGGCCGAGATGGACGCCCGGATCAAGGTGACCGGGGCGGAGAACGCGTACTTCCCGCTGTTCATCCCGGAGAGCTACCTGAAGCGGGAGGCCCAGCACGTCGAGGGCTTCTCGCCGGAGCTGGCGGTGGTCACCCACGGCGGGGGCAAGCAGCTCGCCGAGCCGGTGGTGGTCCGACCGACCAGCGAGACGGTCATCGGCGAGTTCATGGCCAAGTGGATCGACTCCTACCGAGACCTGCCACTGCTGCTCAACCAGTGGGCGAACGTGGTCCGCTGGGAGCTGCGGCCCCGGATCTTCCTGCGGACCAGTGAGTTCCTCTGGCAGGAGGGGCACACCGCGCACGTCGACGAGGCGGACGCCCGAGCCTATGCCCGTCGGATCCTGCACGAGGTCTACGAGGACTTCATGGTCAACGTGCTGGGCATTCCGGTGCTGGTGGGACGCAAGACCAACCGGGAGCGGTTCGCCGGCGCCACCAGTACGTACACCCTCGAAGGCATGATGGGTGACGGCAAGGCGCTGCAACTGGGCACCAGCCACGAGCTGGGCCAGAACTTCGCCAAGGCGTTCGAGATGACCTTCACCTCGGCGGCCGGCAGCGTCGAGCACGCCTGGACCACCTCCTGGGGCACCACCACCCGGATGATCGGCGGGATGATCATGGTGCACGGCGACGACAACGGGCTGCGGGTGCCGCCCCGGCTGGCCCCGGTGCAGGCGCACATCATGGTGGTGAAGGCCGGCGACGGGGTGACCGAGGCGGCGGCGAAGCTGCGCGACGCGCTGCGCGACGCCGGGGTCCGGGTCGCGCTCGACGACCGGACCGACACCCCGTTCGGCCGCCGCGCCGTCGATGCCGAGCTCAAGGGCTATCCGGTACGCGTCGAGGTCGGCCCCCGGGATCTCGCCGCCGGTAACGCGGTGGTGGTTCGCCGTACCAATGGGTCGAAGACTCCGGTGCCGGTGGCCGACGTGGTGGCCTCGGTGCTCGCCGCCCTGGAGGCAGACCAGCAGGCGCTGTACGACGAGGCACTGGCCCTGCGCGAGTCGCGGACCACGACGGTGGCGACCCTGGACGAGGCGATCGAGGCGGCGGCCACCGGCTGGGCCCGGGTGCCGTGGTCGGCGGTCGGCGAGCAGGGCGAACTCACCGCCAACGGCAAGGGTGTCACCGTACGTTGTCTGGTCCGGGCCGACGGCTCGGTGCCGGACTCGGCCGACGAGCCTGACCTGGTGGCCATTCTGGCCCGCGCCTACTGA
- the ffh gene encoding signal recognition particle protein — MFDTLSDRLSGIFTKLRGKGRLTDADIDATAREIRLALLEADVALPVVKGFIARIKERARSAEVSQALNPAQQVIKIVHEELVGVLGGENRRLQFAKQPPTVIMLAGLQGSGKTTLAGKLARWLKGQGHQPLLVAADLQRPNAVGQLQVLGGRAGVEVYAPEPGNGVGDPVQVAKASIEHAKRAARDIVIVDTAGRLGIDAEMMAQAAAIRAAVNPDEVIFVIDAMVGQDAVRTAEAFRDGVGITGVVLSKLDGDARGGAALSVREVTGQPILFASTGEKLEDFDLFHPDRMASRILGMGDVLTLIEQAEQAFDADQKEKMTAKLMGGEQFTLEDFLDQLIAVRRMGPIANVLAMMPGMGQVKDQLAEVDDKHFDKITAIIRSMTPGERTNPKIINGSRRARIATGSGVTVMDVNQLLNRFADAQKMMKQMGGMMGLPGGRRKATKSPKNKRKGTKGGGRSRGGAQGGGGFPGGMPGGMPQLPPGLDPSALAGGQGLPPGFKLPKLDFGKLGKRDDESKG; from the coding sequence GTGTTTGACACCTTGAGTGACCGCCTTTCCGGGATCTTTACCAAGCTTCGCGGCAAGGGGCGGCTTACCGACGCCGACATCGACGCCACCGCTCGGGAGATCCGGCTGGCGTTGCTGGAGGCCGACGTAGCCCTGCCGGTCGTCAAGGGTTTCATCGCCCGGATCAAGGAGCGGGCGCGCAGCGCCGAGGTCTCCCAGGCGCTCAACCCGGCTCAGCAGGTCATCAAGATCGTCCACGAGGAGCTGGTCGGCGTCCTCGGCGGCGAGAACCGCCGGTTGCAGTTCGCCAAGCAGCCGCCGACCGTGATCATGCTGGCCGGTCTGCAGGGGTCGGGTAAGACCACCCTCGCCGGAAAGCTGGCCCGCTGGCTCAAGGGACAGGGCCACCAGCCGCTGCTGGTCGCCGCCGACCTGCAACGTCCCAACGCCGTCGGGCAGCTCCAGGTGCTCGGTGGTCGGGCCGGGGTCGAGGTGTACGCCCCGGAGCCGGGCAACGGCGTCGGTGACCCGGTGCAGGTCGCCAAGGCGTCGATCGAGCACGCCAAGCGGGCCGCCCGCGACATCGTCATCGTCGACACCGCCGGCCGGCTGGGCATCGACGCGGAGATGATGGCGCAGGCTGCCGCCATTCGGGCTGCCGTCAATCCCGACGAGGTCATTTTCGTCATCGACGCGATGGTCGGTCAGGACGCGGTCCGCACCGCCGAGGCGTTCCGCGACGGGGTCGGGATCACCGGTGTGGTGCTCTCCAAGCTCGACGGCGACGCCCGGGGCGGTGCGGCGCTCTCCGTACGGGAGGTCACCGGCCAGCCGATCCTCTTCGCCTCCACCGGTGAGAAGCTGGAGGACTTCGACCTCTTCCACCCGGACCGGATGGCCAGCCGGATCCTGGGCATGGGGGACGTACTCACTCTGATCGAGCAGGCCGAGCAGGCCTTCGACGCCGATCAGAAGGAGAAGATGACCGCCAAGCTGATGGGCGGCGAGCAGTTCACCCTGGAGGACTTCCTCGACCAGCTCATCGCGGTCCGCCGGATGGGGCCGATCGCCAACGTGCTGGCGATGATGCCCGGCATGGGGCAGGTCAAGGACCAGTTGGCCGAGGTCGACGACAAGCACTTCGACAAGATCACCGCGATCATCCGGTCGATGACCCCGGGCGAGCGGACCAACCCGAAGATCATCAACGGTTCCCGTCGGGCTCGGATCGCCACCGGCTCCGGGGTCACCGTTATGGACGTCAACCAGCTGCTCAACCGCTTCGCCGACGCGCAGAAGATGATGAAGCAGATGGGCGGGATGATGGGCCTGCCGGGCGGTCGGCGCAAGGCGACGAAGTCGCCGAAGAACAAGCGGAAGGGCACGAAGGGCGGCGGGCGTTCGCGCGGCGGCGCGCAGGGTGGTGGCGGCTTCCCCGGCGGAATGCCCGGTGGGATGCCGCAGCTCCCGCCGGGGCTGGACCCGAGCGCGTTGGCCGGCGGCCAAGGCCTGCCGCCGGGCTTCAAGCTGCCCAAGCTCGACTTCGGCAAGCTGGGCAAGCGGGACGACGAGTCGAAGGGCTGA